The genomic region CTCGGGCTCTCGGTGCGCCGGGTCAGCGGCGGGTTCGACCTGACCGCCACCGACGTGCTCGTCGTCGTCCAGCCCACCGCCGGGTTCACCAGCGCCGAGCTCGACACCCTCGACGGCTTCGTGCGCAGCGGCGGCGAGCTCATCGCCGCCGTCGACGACCTCGGCCTCGCCCAGCCGCTGCTCGATCGCCTCCGCGTGGTGCCCGCCCGGGTGGTCGCCGCCGGCGACGCCGTCCCGGTGCAGCCGATCGATCCCGGAGGACGCATCCGCCGGGTTCCCGTCGCCGAGGGCATCGGCTTCGACACCCCTGCGCCCAGCGTCCCCCTGCTCGAGCGCGGCGGGCGGGTGGTGCTGGTCGGCAGCAGCCTCGGCTCGGGGAGGGCATACGTGCTCGGCAGCCCCTTCCCGCTCAGCAACGCCGGCCTGGAGCCGCGGCGGGGCGACGCGTACCGGATGGTGCTCGCCCTGCTCGAGCGCTCCCGGGGCGGTCGGGTCGCGTTCGACGAGGTCCACCACGGCGAGGGCGCCTCCGGCGGGGCGGGGGCGGTGCTCTCCGGGCCGGTGGGGGCGGCGGGGCTGCTCGCCGCCCTGGTGGTGCTCGTCCACCTCGCGGTGAACGGCCGGCGGCTGGGCCGCCCGGTGCCCGCAGGCGACGCCGCCCGGGTGCCGAGCGCCCACGAGTTCGTCACCGCCATGGCCGGGCTCTACGGGCGATCCGGCCGGCTCGGCGGGGTGGCCGAGCGCTACGCCACCGAGCTCAAGGAGCGGGTCGGCGCCGCCGCCGGGATCGAGCCGGCGCTCGACGATGCCGCCTTCGTCGACCGCCTCGAGGGCTACGGCGACGCCCGCGCCGGGGCGGTCGCCGCCGCGCTGGCGCGGGCGCGGAGCCTGGCCATCGCCCGGCCCGGGGACGCGGCGCTGCTCGCGCTGGCCCGTGAGGTCGACGACTGCGAGCGCGGCTGGGCGCCGGTGGCGAGCGCCACAATGCCGCCGTGACCCGTGCCTCCGAGCTCCGCGCCGCCCTGCACGACAGCCTCGGCCGGGTGATCGTGGGACAGACGCAGGTGCTCGACGGGCTGCTGCTCGGCCTGCTCACCGGCGGCCACATCCTGCTCGAGGGGGTGCCCGGCACCGCCAAGACGCTGATGGCCCGGGCCCTCGCCGAGGCCACCGACGCGCGCTTCCGCCGGGTGCAGTTCACCCCCGACCTGCTCCCCTCCGACATCGTCGGCACCAGCGTGTACCGCGCCGACCGCGGCACCTTCGAGTTCCGCGAGGGGCCGATCTTCACCGACACGCTGCTCGCCGACGAGATCAACCGCGCCCCCGCCAAGACCCAGGCGGCGCTGCTCGAGGCGATGGAGGAGCGGCAGGTCACCGCCGACGGCACCCGCATGCCTTTGGGCGACCGCTTCCTGGTGATCGCCACCCAGAACCCGGTGGAGTTCGAGGGCACCTACCCGCTCCCCGAGGCTCAGCTCGACCGCTTCTTCCTCAAGCTCGAGGTGCCCATCCCCGGCGCCGAGGCCGAGGCCGAGCTGCTCCGCCGCGTCGACGCCGGCTTCAGCCCCCTCGACCTCGGCGCCGCCGGCCTCCGCGCCGTGGTGACCGCCGAGGCGCTGGGCGCCGCCCGCGCCGACACCGCCGCGGTTCGTGTCAACGATGTCATCATCTCGTACATCACCCAGCTGTGCGCGGCGACGCGGAGCTCGCCCGATCTGCTGCTGGGCAGCAGCCCCCGCGGCGCCATCGCCCTGCTCCAGGGCGGCAAGGCACTGGCGGCGATCGCGGGCCGCGACTACGTCATCCCCGAGGACGTCAAGGACCTCTGCGTGCCGGTGCTGCGCCACCGCCTGGTGCGCCGTCCCGAGGCCGAGCTCGCCGGGGTCACCGAGGTGGCCGCGGTGGAGCGGTCGGTGGCCAGGGTGCCGGTGCCGCGATGACCGCCAGGGGGGTGGCGCTGCTGCTCGCCCCGCTGCCGCTGCTGGCGGTCTCGGCGGCGGTGGCGCCGCTGCGCTGGGTGGCGCTGGCGCTGCTCGCGGCCGCCGCCGTCGCGATCGCGGTCGACGGCCGGCGGGCACCGTCGCGAGCCCGGCTGCGCGCGGTGCGCGAGCTCGACGAGCCGCTCTCGGTGGGGCGGGCCAACCCGGTCCGGCTGCGCATCGAGGTCGAGGGCGGCGGCCGCCACCGCGCCGCGGTGCGCGACGAGCACCCGCCCGACATGCGCGCCTCGGTCGAGGTGAGCCGGCTCTGGATCCCCGGCGACGCCGGCTACGCGCTCACCCCGCCGGTGCGCGGCCGGCGCGACTTCGGCCGCACCGTGGTGCGGGTCGAGGGGCCCTGGGGGCTGGGGTGGCGCCAGTCGGCGCTGGGCGAGCCCGCGCCGGTGCGGATCGACCCCGACCTCAGCGCGGTGCGCAGCTACGAGGCGCTGGCGCGGCGCGGCCAGCTCGCCGAGATGGGGGTGCGCAGCCTGCGCCGGCCCGGCGAGGGCACCGAGTTCGAGCGGGTGCGCGACGCCGTGCCCGACGATCCGCTGCGCACCATCAACTGGCGGGCGACCGCCCGCAGCGGCCGGCTGATGGCCACCGAGCTGATCCCCGAGCGCGCCCAGCCGGTGATCGTGTGCCTCGACCACGGCCGGCTGATGGGCGTGGGTGCCGGTGAGCTCACCAAGCTCGACCTCGCCATCAACGCCGCCCTGCTGCTGGTGCACGTCGCCCTGCGCACCGGCGACCGCGCCGGCCTGCTCGCCTTCGACGACCGGGTCACGGTGGCGCTGGCCCCGCGCGCCGGCCGCGGCCAGCTGCGGGCGGTGCTCGACGCGGTGCAGCCGCTGCGCGCGGGGCTCATCGAGGCCGACTACGACGAGGCCCTCGGCTACCTCAGCCGCTGGCAGCGGCGGCGGGCGCTGCTGGCGATCTTCACCGACGTCCTCGATCCCGACCAGGGTGCGGCGCTGCTCCGCCAGTGCGCCCGGCTGCGCCGCCACCATCTGCCGCTGGTGATCACCGTGCGCGACCCCGCCCTCGACGACGCCGCCCGGATGCGCCCCCGGCAGGCGGAGGACGCCTACGCGAGGGCGGTCGCCGGCGGCCTGCTCGCCGACCGCGAGGCCTCGCTGCAGATCCTCCGCCGCAGCGGCGTCGACACCCTCGACGCCGACGCCCGCACCCTGAGCCCCCGGCTGGTCAACCGCTACCTGGAGCTGAAGCGCCGGGCGCGGCTGTAGAGCCTCAGCCGACCGGGGTCACCACGAAGGTGTTGACCGCCTTGTCGTGGAGCGTCTGCCTGCGCTCGTCCCAGAGCATCCAGAGCACGTCGAGGAAGCTGCCGAAGGGCACGAAGCTGATCGCCACCATCACCGCCCAGCGGCCGAAGGCGAGCGGCAGGCCGATGTTGGCGCCGTTGTCGGCGCGGGCCACGCGCAGGTGCAGGGCTCGCATCCCGTAGGTGCCACCCTGCGCCGGCAGCACGATCTGGTACACGCACGCTGCGAGGAAGGTGAGGATGAGGCCGATGACGCCGATCGCGACGCCGGCGTTGTTGCTCGGAGTGCCCTCCGACCCGGCGGAGACGCCGATGACGATGAGGAAGATGATGGTGAGGACGACGAAGATGATCCCGTCGAGGATCGCGGCGCCGACCCTTTGCAGAAAGGTCGCGTAGGCGACCCCGGGAGCCGGGCCGATCGCCCGGACCGGGTACCCGGGATAGCCGGCGCCGGGGTATCCGGGCGGCGGCATGCCGTATCCCGGCGGCGGCGCGCCGTAGCCGGGATACGGCGCCTGGGCCGGCGGGTACCCGTACCCCTGGGGTGGAGAGCCGGGGGGCGGCGGCGGCGGAGCGGGCTGCCACTGCTGCCCGTTCCAGACCCAGCGGCCGTCGGGGGAGAGGGTGCCGGGCGGGCTCGGCGGCGGCGCGCTCGCGGCGGCCGGGTCCTCGGGGGGCATGTCGGAGGTGGTCACTGCGCCACCGGCCGGACCACGTAGGTGCCGGCGAGCTTGTCGTGCCATCCCTGCTTGCGCGGGTCGAAGCCGGCCCAGATCAGGCCGAGGCCGAAGGGGATGACGGAGATGACGTAGCCGACGTAGCGGATCACCGCCCTGCTGAGGTCGATCGGTGCCCCGTTGTCGGCGCGGACGATGCGCATGCCCAGGGCCATCTGCCCGGGGGTGGCGCTGCGGGTGCCCCAGAAACCCACGATGTAGGCGATGCCGCCGAGGATGGCGATCGCCTGCACGGCGCCGTTGACCTGCTGCACCCCGGTGGTCGGGTCGGTCTTGAGGAAGCCGCCCATGACCAGGGAGAGCACGAACAGCACCGCGAAGATGATCGCCGAGTCGATGAGGTAGGCGACGAGGCGGATCCAGAAGCCGGCGTAGGCGAGGCCGGGGGCGGGCCCGATGACCGGTCCGTAGCCGGCGCCGGGATATCCGGGGACCGTCCCCGCGGGCCCGGCCGGCTGCCACCGGGTGCCGTCCCAGACCCAGCGTCCGTCGGGTGAGATCGTGCCCGCCGCGCTCGGCGCCACCGCCTCCGGCTCGCTCGCCGGTGCGGGGATCGGCTCGTCGGGCGGGGTCCCCATCGTGGTCACGGCTGACCTCCTCGAGTCGCCGGCGATGCGGCGGTCGTCCGCAGTGTACCGGCCGTGCGGGGGCGGCGCACGCCCGTTCGCGTCCTCCGGTTCCGGCTTCCAGGTACGCCGGTCGCTCAGCTCCGGGCGGCGTCCCCGGCCGGCTGGGCGAGCTCGTTCTGCTGGTCGGGCAGGGCCTCGAGCGCGGCGATCACCGCCCGGGTGATCTGGGTCGGCGTCGATGCCCCGGCGGTGACCCCCACGCGGCGGACACCCCGGAACCAGGCGGGGTCGAGGTCGGCGGCGGTGTCGACGAGGATCGCGCGGCGGCCGGCCCGCTCCTCGACCACCTGGACCAACCGCCGGCTGTTGCTGCTCCGCTGGCTGCCCACCACGACCACGCAGTCGAGGTCGGCGGCGGCGCGCACCGCGGCCTCCTGGCGCTCCTGGGTGGCGAGGCAGATCTCGTTGTGCACCTCGATCTCGGGGAAGCGCTCGACCAGGCGGTCGATGATCGCCCGGGTGTCCCACATCGACAGGGTGGTCTGGCAGGTGACCGCCAGCCGGGTGCCCTCGGGGACGTCGAGGTCGTCGACCTCCTCGATGCGCTCCACCAGGCGGATGCGCTCGGCGTCGATGCCGACCACGCCCTCCGGCTCGGGGTGGCCGCGCTTGCCGATGTAGACGATCTCGCGGCCCTCGCCGAGCAGGCGGCGGACCAGGTCGTGGGTGCGGGTCACGTCGCTGCAGGTCGCGTCGACGACGTTCAGCCCGCGCGCCCGCGCGCTCTCGACCACCGCCGGCGAGACCCCGTGGGCGGTGAAGATCACCGTGCCCGACTCGATCTGCTCGAGGCCGGCGACCCGGTCGTCGGAGTCGACCAGGCGGACGCCATGGTCCTCGAGCTCGCGGGTGACATGCTCGTTGTGGACCAGGTAGCCGAGCATCGAGACCGGCTCGCCGCCGCTCTGGACGCCCACCTTCTTGGCCATGCGGATCGCCTCGACGACGCCGTGGCAATACCCGCGCGGGGTGATCCGGACCACCTCCATGCGGCCAGTGTACGCGGCGCCGTGGAGTGCGATCAGGCGTCGAGGCGGAGGCGCGGCGCCGGCGACCGCGTCCGGCCGGCGAGCAGCAGCCAGGAGTAGAGAAGCACCGCGGTGGTGGCTCCGATCGCGTACTTGACCCCGATCGGCAGGTCGCTGGGGGAGACGAAGCCCTCCAGCAGGCCGGCGATCACCAGCAGCGAGGCGGCGCCGACGGCGAGCGCCACGGCGTTCAGCGCCACCGCCGCGAGCGCGTCGGTGCGGCGCAGCAGCCCGGGCCGGAGGATGGCGTCTCCGAGCATCAGCCCGGTGGCGCCGGCGAGCACGATGACGCTGAGCTCGATCACCCCGTGGGGGACGATCAGCGCCCAGAAGCGCTCGTCGACACCGTCCCGGTGCACCGCGGCGCCGAGGGTGCCGAGCATCCAGCCGTTGGCGAGCAGCGAGAGCGCGGTGGGGATGCCGAGCAGCAGGCCGCCGGCGAAGGCGAGCAGGACGACCCGGATGTTGTTCTGGATGATGAAGGTGGCGGCGACCGGGGCGTTGCCGACGCCGTGGGCCTCGCCGCGGGCCATCCGGTCGAAGAGCGAGTCGGGGATGAGGGTGGCGGCGATGTCGGGACGGAGCCGCACCGCGAGCCAGCCGGCGAGCACCCCGACCAGGCTCAGGGCGAGGCTGGCGGCGACGTACCGGCCGGCCTGCCGGACGGCGCGGGGCAGGCCGGTGGCGTAGAAGGCGGGCAGCGCCGAGGGGCGCAGCGGCTGGCCCCGGTAGAGGAGCGGGTGGGCGCGGCCGCAGAGGCCGTTGAGGTACTCCGTGACCGGCTCGGTGGGGAAGTCGCGGCGGGCGATCGCCAGGTCGCTGGCGGCGTGCCGGTAGAGCACCCCGAAGCGCTGCAGGGCGTCGGCGGGCACCGAGCGCAGCGCCCCCCGGCGGGCCTGGGCGAGGTGGCGCTCGAGCTCGGCCCAGCCCGCCTGGCGGCGGGCGGCGAACTGCTCGGCGGTCACACCGGCATCCCCGGGGCCGGCGGGGAGGGGGCCATCCGCGGGAGCAGCTGCAGGTAGAGGCGCTCGAGCAGCAGCTCCGGCGGCCACTGCCGCTCCGGCGCCGCCGGGCCGAGCCCGAGGCGCTCGCAGAGCCGCTCGGCCATCACCGCGGCGAGCCGGGCGCGCTGCTCGGGATCCATCCCCTGGCGGGCGAGGAAGGTGCGCAGCGCGGTCCACTCGGCGCCGCCGAGGCGGTCGACCCCGTCGATCACCGGCCCGGCGTCGGGGGTGCGCAGCATCGGCGGCGGCAGCACCGGGGCGGCCGGAAGGGTGGCGCGGCGCTCGCGGACCACCACGGTGCCGGCGGCGAGGTCGCCGAGGCGGCGGGAGCGGCGGTCGACGAACATCACCACCAGGCCGATCCCGAGGGCGACGTCGACGAGGCGCACGATGTTGCGCACCAGCGCCTCGCGCAAACCCGGGGCGCCGCCGTCGATGCGGATGACGCGCAGGCCGAGGGCGCGCTTCCCCGGGGTGCGACCGGCGGTGAGCGTCTCGGCGAGGGTGAAGTAGCCGACCGCGACCAGCATGGGGATGAGCAGGAACAGCGCCAGGGCGACGGTGCCCACCACGCCGTCGGGGGAGACCACCACCGCCACCACCAGGGCGGCGAACACCACCGCGCCGAGGATCAGGGCGTCGAGGGCGAAGGCGAGGAAGCGGCTGCCGATCCCGGCGGCGTCGTAGCCGATGCCGACGTTGTCGGCGGTGCGGATCTCGTGGAGGTCGGGCAGCACGCCGCCAGCGTACCCGCGGCTCTACTCGACGATGGCGACGGTCTGCCCCTCCTGGACCACGTCGCCCTCCTTGACCAGGATCTCCCGGATCGTGCCGGTCACCGGCGTCGTGATCGGGATCTCCATCTTCATCGACTCGAGGATCATCAGCGTGTCGTCCTCCTCGACCTGCTGGCCGACCTCGGTGACGATCTTCCACAGGTTGCCGACCAGCTCCGCCTTGACCTCGGTCATCGGTCTCCTCCGGGTGAGAAAGACGCCATCGTAGGCATTGGCACCTACCTCCCCCTGAACCGGGGCGGGCGCTTCTCCAGGAACGCCCGGGTGCCCTCGGCGGCGTCCTCGCTGAGGGTGAGCACGGTCAGCTGCGAGTGGAGGACGTTGAGGGCGCTCTCGAAGTCGAGGTCGGCGATGGCGAAGTACGCGTCGCGTCCCAGGCGCATCAGCAGCGGGCTCTTCTCGGTGAGGCCGCGGGCCAGCTCCCAGGTCACCCCGCGCACCTCCGCACCGGGGACGACGCGGTTGACCAGCCCCCAGCTCAGCGCGGTCTGCGCGTCGATGCGCTCGCCGGTCATGTAGAGCTCCATGGCGCGCTTGGGCGGGAGGTTCCTGCCGATGATGGCCATGATCATCATCGGCCAGAGGCCGACGTTGATCTCCGGGGTGCCGAAGGTGGCGGTGTCGGCGGCCACCAGCATGTCGCAGCTCAGCGCCAGCCCGAAGCCCCCGGCGAGCGCGTGCCCGTTGATGCAGCCGATCACCGGCTTGCCCATCCGGGTGACCAGGGTGAAGACCTCGACGAAGCGGCGCCGCTCCTCGTGGAGCTCGATCGGCCCGGCGCCGGCGGCGATGCCGCCGAGATCGGCCCCCGCGCAGAAGGCCTTGTCGCCGGCGCCGGTGAGGATCACCACCCGCACCTCGGGGTCGTCCCGCGCCGCGCCGAGCGCGGTGAGCAGCTCGCCGAGCAGGGTGGTGTTCAGCGCGTTGCGGCGCTCGGGACGGTTGAGGGTGACGGTGGCGACGCCGTCGAGGGTCTCGTAGAGGACGGTGCTCAGCTCCACGGTCGGATCTCCTGGTGCGCCGCTCAGCCCGCGGGCACCGGGCGCGGCACCGGGCCGATGACCTCGAGCAGGGCGGTGGTGTAGTCGCCGGCGCGGAACGGCGCCGAGCCGAGGACGTGGCGGTGGAGGGCGAGGTTGGTCCTGACGCCCTCCACCCCGAAGCCGCCGACGGCGCCGAGGGCCAGGTCGATCGCCGCCTCCCGGGTGGGGGCGTGGACGATCAGCTTGGCGAGCAGCGGGTCGTAGAGATGGCTGACCACGCTGCCCTCGACCACCCCGCTGTCGACCCGGACGCCGGGGCCGGAGGGCTCGCGCCAGGCGGTGATCGTCCCCGGGCTGGGGAACATGCGATACGGGTCCTCGGCGTAGATCCGCATCTCGATGGCGTGGCCGTCGAAGCGCACCTGCTCCTGGGTGAGGCCCAGGGGCTCACCGGCGGCGATCCGCAGCTGCAGCCGCACGATGTCGATGCCGGTGCGCATCTCGGTGACCGGGTGCTCGACCTGGAGGCGGGTGTTCATCTCCAGGAAGTGGAAGTCGCCGGCGGCGTCGACGAGGAACTCGACGGTGCCGGCGTTGCGGTAGCCGATCGCCGCCGCCGCCCGCAGCGCCGCCTCCGCCATCCGTTCGCGCAGCCCGGCGTCGAGGGCGCACGACGGGCTCTCCTCGATCACCTTCTGGTGGCGCCGCTGCACGCTGCACTCGCGCTCGCCGAGGTGGACGGCGTTGCCGTGGGCGTCGGCGAGCACCTGCATCTCGACGTGGCGGGGACCGTCGACGAAGCGCTCGAGGAAGACGCCGCCGTCGCCGAACGCCGCGGTGGCGCGCTGGCGCGCGGTGGCGACCGCCGCCTCCAGCGCCGCGGGGTCGTCGACCCGCTGCATCCCGATGCCGCCGCCGCCGGCGCGGGCCTTGACCATCAGCGGGAAGCCGACCGCCCCGGCGGCGGCGGCGGCGTCCTCGTCGGGGCCGAGGGCGTCGTCGGTGCCCGGCACCACCGGCACCCCGGCGGCGCGCATCGCCATGCGGGCGGCGACCTTGTCGCCCATCGCGGCGATCACCTCCGGGGGAGGTCCCACCCAGGTGAGCCCGGCGGCGGCGACGGCGGCGGCGAAGCCGGCGTTCTCGGAGAGGAACCCGTAGCCGGGGTGGACGGCGTCGGCGCCGGTCCGCCGCGCCGCCTCGAGCAGCGCCGCCACGTCCAGGTACGACCGGGGAGCCGGTCCGGGGCCGATCGACACCGCCTGGTCGGCCTCGCCGACGAAGGGGGCGGCGGCGTCCACCTCGGAGTGGACGGCGACGGCCTCGAGGCCCTCGTCGTGGCAGGCGCGGATCACCCGGCGGGCGATCTCGCCGCGGTTGGCGATGAGCACGCGGCGGAGCGCCACGGGTCCTCCCTCCTGCCCGGCGGCGGCCTCCTCGCACCGCGCTGCGCCGGCCGCTCACTCTTATCACGGCGGCGCCGCGGGCCGCCTCTCGCCCGCGGAGCAGGCGCAGCCGCTCCGGTGCTCCTCGCGAGCGCCCGGGCATCACCGCCGCCTCTGCGCCGACAATGCGGGGGGAGGACGGGACCGACCATCCGAGGAGGCTGCCATGTCGAACCCGGTCTTCGAGGCGGTCCGGACCATGCTCGCGGTCCGGGAGTACCAGGATCGGGAGGTGCCCGACGAGGTCCTCCGCCGCTGCGTGGAGGCGGCCCGCCTCACCGCCAGCTCGATGAACCGCCAGCCCTGGCACTTCATCCTGGTGCGCCGGCCGGAGACGCTGAACCAGCTCGGCGGGCTCGCCACCACCGGCCGCTACATCGCCTCCGCGGCGGCCGCGGTGGTGGTCGCGGTCGAGCGGGAGAGCCGGTTCGCCGTCTCCGACGCCAGCCGCGCCATCCAGTCGATGACCCTCACCGCGTGGGCCGACGGGGTCGGCTCCAACTGGGTCGGGTTCGGCGGCCTCGACGGCGTCGCCGCGCTGCTGGGCGTGCCCGACACCCACGACGTGCTCGCGATCATCCCCCTCGGCTACCCGAGGAACCCCGTCGGCAGGGGGGTGAAGAACCGCCGCCCACCGGCCGAGGTGGTCTCCGCGGAGCGCTTCGGGACGCCGCTGCCGTAGGCGGCGGTCAGACCGCCACCCGCAGCGCGTCGGGGACGGCGCGAAAACGCACCTCGGTGCGCCGGCCGAGATAGTCGCCGTCGAGCTGGAAGTCGACGGGCTCGGGCGCGCTCAGCGCGAACTCGGCCTGGTCGTGCAGCGACACCGACCAGCGTTCGTCGGCGACACGGTCCGACCGGGCCAGGAGCCGGAGGACGCTGCGGAACACGGGCACCGGCCCGAACACGGTCATGCCGTACACGTCGAGGCCGCTGTCGAAGCCGGCCCGCGGGGTGGGCGTGATCGCGCGCTCGCCGATGTACGTCCACGGCGAGGTGTTGGTCACGATCGCCAGGAACAGCGGCGGAGGCGCGCTGCCGTCGCCCGGGTGCAGCCGGATCGACGGGCCGCGCCGCTCCGCGCCGGTGGCGTAGTGACGGAGCGCCGATCGCACGTAGAGCGAGACGGTCGCGCGGCTGCCCCGGGCCCGCCGGCCCTCGACGATGCGCACCACCGTGGCGTCGAATCCCATGCCGGCGCAGAAGGTGAAGTACCGCTCGTCGGCGACGCCCATCGACACCGAGCGCGCCCGGCCGTCGTGCAGCGCGCCGAGCATGGCCTCCGACGCCGCGACGGGATGGTTGGGCAGGCCCAGCGCCCGGGCGAACACGTTGGCCGAGCCGCACGGCACCACCGCGAGGCGCGGCAGCGCCGCGTCGGGCCCGTCGGCGAGCAGGCCGTTGACCACCTCGTTCACGGTGCCGTCGCCGCCGAAGGCGATCACCACGTCGAAGGCCCGGTCGGCCGCGGTGCGGGCCAGGTCGACGGCGTGTCCCCGGCGCTCGGTGGACACCTCGGTGAGCTCGACCTGTCCGGACAGCCGGTCGACCAGCGTGTCCCGAGCCCGCCGCGTGGCTGCCGTCGCTTTCGGATTGACGACCAGCAGGGCCCGCATGGCGGCCGACGGTAGCGTGTGACCGCCTCGACGCGGGTCGAGCGACGGCGGCACGCCGGGGGTGGGTCGAACCGGGGGGCCGCGCGGGCGGCCCCCCGGCGGCCGTCATCCCGCGGAGGCGAGCACCGGTGCCACGCCGTTGCGGTCGGCCTCGCCGTCGGGCTCATGCTCGCCGGCGGCGTCGCGGCGGTCGAGCAGATGCATGATGTCGGCGACGATCTCGGTGGTCATCTTGCGGAGGCCGTCGGAGCCGTCGTACTCCCGGGTGCGCAGCCTGCCCTCGACGTAGATGCGGCGGCCCTTGGCGCAGTAGGCGGCGCAGATCTCGGCGAGGCGGCCGAAGCTGATCACGGTGTGGTACTCGGCGGCCTCCTGGCGGTTGCCGTCGGCGTCGCGCCACACCGCGTTGGTGGCGAGGCGCATGCGGGTCATCGGTGAGCGGGCGGCGATGCTCTCGGCGTCGCGGGTGAGATTGCCGATGAGGATGACTCGGTTGACCATGACGGTTCTCCGTGGCGGGGAGCGGCGCTCCCCTGGGTGAGGTCGAGCGACGGGTCCTCGGGGAGGCCGTCGCGGCGGATCTCGAAGTGGAGGTGCGGCCCGGTCGAGTTGCCGGTGGAGCCGACCGCGCCGACGACCTCGCCGGCCGCGACCTCGTCGCCGTCGGCGACCGCCACGGCGCTGAGGTGGCCGTAGAGGCTGCTGAGGCCGTCGCCGTGGTCGAGCACGACGTGGAGGCCGTAGCCGCCCGCCGCCACCACCACCCGGGCCACCCCGGCGAGGGTGGCGCGCACCGGGGTGCCGGCCGGCGCGGCGAGGTCGACGCCGCTGTGGAAGTGGCCGGCGGCGCAGCCGCGGCTGGCCGGCTCGATGGCGAGGGCGGTGCAGCCGTACGGCTGGCTCACCACCGCGCCGAGGACGGGGTCGGCGAAGCCGCCCTCGGGCACGCCGCGCAGCGCGGCGCCCGCCCCGGCGACGCCCAGCCCGGCGGCGCCGAGGATCGCGGCGGCGGCGGTGGCGAGGAGCAGGGCGCGGATCACCCGCTGCGCCGCGTGGTGTGGCCGTGATGCACGGCGTGATGCACCGAGCGCTCGAGGCGGTGGCCGATGGTCTCCGCCTTGGTCTCGAGGTGAGCGGCGACGTTGAGCGCGCCCGGCACCTTGAGCATCAGGAAGAGGGTCGCCAGCGCATAGAGGCTCTGCACCAGGCCGCCACCGGCGTCGACGGCGACCACCTCGGCGACGCGGAGCACGATCAGCTGCACCGGCTGCATCGCCACCGTGACCGTGAACAGCCGCATCCAGCCGCGGGCGTGCCCACGGGTGTCGGGCAGCACCGTGCAGATCGCCGCCAGCGGCGCCACCACGATGAGCACGCAGAGCAGCGCGTGGCGAACCACGTAGGCGAGCACGAGGATGACCAGCGCGACGACCACGGCGACGGCGAACACCGCGTGGAAGAGGTCCTGCCCCACCGACATGTGCGCCACCGCGGGCGCGCCGATCACCGGCGACCAGGGCAGGCCGTCGACGTGCAT from Candidatus Dormiibacterota bacterium harbors:
- a CDS encoding DUF4350 domain-containing protein; the encoded protein is MTGRARGVLGPLLWLAGALTVIVAVALITPGGGDDADPSSRSAGRAGTLALYSWLGDGELGLSVRRVSGGFDLTATDVLVVVQPTAGFTSAELDTLDGFVRSGGELIAAVDDLGLAQPLLDRLRVVPARVVAAGDAVPVQPIDPGGRIRRVPVAEGIGFDTPAPSVPLLERGGRVVLVGSSLGSGRAYVLGSPFPLSNAGLEPRRGDAYRMVLALLERSRGGRVAFDEVHHGEGASGGAGAVLSGPVGAAGLLAALVVLVHLAVNGRRLGRPVPAGDAARVPSAHEFVTAMAGLYGRSGRLGGVAERYATELKERVGAAAGIEPALDDAAFVDRLEGYGDARAGAVAAALARARSLAIARPGDAALLALAREVDDCERGWAPVASATMPP
- a CDS encoding AAA family ATPase: MTRASELRAALHDSLGRVIVGQTQVLDGLLLGLLTGGHILLEGVPGTAKTLMARALAEATDARFRRVQFTPDLLPSDIVGTSVYRADRGTFEFREGPIFTDTLLADEINRAPAKTQAALLEAMEERQVTADGTRMPLGDRFLVIATQNPVEFEGTYPLPEAQLDRFFLKLEVPIPGAEAEAELLRRVDAGFSPLDLGAAGLRAVVTAEALGAARADTAAVRVNDVIISYITQLCAATRSSPDLLLGSSPRGAIALLQGGKALAAIAGRDYVIPEDVKDLCVPVLRHRLVRRPEAELAGVTEVAAVERSVARVPVPR
- a CDS encoding DUF58 domain-containing protein, yielding MTARGVALLLAPLPLLAVSAAVAPLRWVALALLAAAAVAIAVDGRRAPSRARLRAVRELDEPLSVGRANPVRLRIEVEGGGRHRAAVRDEHPPDMRASVEVSRLWIPGDAGYALTPPVRGRRDFGRTVVRVEGPWGLGWRQSALGEPAPVRIDPDLSAVRSYEALARRGQLAEMGVRSLRRPGEGTEFERVRDAVPDDPLRTINWRATARSGRLMATELIPERAQPVIVCLDHGRLMGVGAGELTKLDLAINAALLLVHVALRTGDRAGLLAFDDRVTVALAPRAGRGQLRAVLDAVQPLRAGLIEADYDEALGYLSRWQRRRALLAIFTDVLDPDQGAALLRQCARLRRHHLPLVITVRDPALDDAARMRPRQAEDAYARAVAGGLLADREASLQILRRSGVDTLDADARTLSPRLVNRYLELKRRARL
- a CDS encoding RDD family protein — translated: MTTSDMPPEDPAAASAPPPSPPGTLSPDGRWVWNGQQWQPAPPPPPPGSPPQGYGYPPAQAPYPGYGAPPPGYGMPPPGYPGAGYPGYPVRAIGPAPGVAYATFLQRVGAAILDGIIFVVLTIIFLIVIGVSAGSEGTPSNNAGVAIGVIGLILTFLAACVYQIVLPAQGGTYGMRALHLRVARADNGANIGLPLAFGRWAVMVAISFVPFGSFLDVLWMLWDERRQTLHDKAVNTFVVTPVG
- a CDS encoding RDD family protein — protein: MGTPPDEPIPAPASEPEAVAPSAAGTISPDGRWVWDGTRWQPAGPAGTVPGYPGAGYGPVIGPAPGLAYAGFWIRLVAYLIDSAIIFAVLFVLSLVMGGFLKTDPTTGVQQVNGAVQAIAILGGIAYIVGFWGTRSATPGQMALGMRIVRADNGAPIDLSRAVIRYVGYVISVIPFGLGLIWAGFDPRKQGWHDKLAGTYVVRPVAQ
- a CDS encoding 4-hydroxy-3-methylbut-2-enyl diphosphate reductase, producing MEVVRITPRGYCHGVVEAIRMAKKVGVQSGGEPVSMLGYLVHNEHVTRELEDHGVRLVDSDDRVAGLEQIESGTVIFTAHGVSPAVVESARARGLNVVDATCSDVTRTHDLVRRLLGEGREIVYIGKRGHPEPEGVVGIDAERIRLVERIEEVDDLDVPEGTRLAVTCQTTLSMWDTRAIIDRLVERFPEIEVHNEICLATQERQEAAVRAAADLDCVVVVGSQRSSNSRRLVQVVEERAGRRAILVDTAADLDPAWFRGVRRVGVTAGASTPTQITRAVIAALEALPDQQNELAQPAGDAARS
- a CDS encoding stage II sporulation protein M, producing MTAEQFAARRQAGWAELERHLAQARRGALRSVPADALQRFGVLYRHAASDLAIARRDFPTEPVTEYLNGLCGRAHPLLYRGQPLRPSALPAFYATGLPRAVRQAGRYVAASLALSLVGVLAGWLAVRLRPDIAATLIPDSLFDRMARGEAHGVGNAPVAATFIIQNNIRVVLLAFAGGLLLGIPTALSLLANGWMLGTLGAAVHRDGVDERFWALIVPHGVIELSVIVLAGATGLMLGDAILRPGLLRRTDALAAVALNAVALAVGAASLLVIAGLLEGFVSPSDLPIGVKYAIGATTAVLLYSWLLLAGRTRSPAPRLRLDA
- a CDS encoding RDD family protein, with product MLPDLHEIRTADNVGIGYDAAGIGSRFLAFALDALILGAVVFAALVVAVVVSPDGVVGTVALALFLLIPMLVAVGYFTLAETLTAGRTPGKRALGLRVIRIDGGAPGLREALVRNIVRLVDVALGIGLVVMFVDRRSRRLGDLAAGTVVVRERRATLPAAPVLPPPMLRTPDAGPVIDGVDRLGGAEWTALRTFLARQGMDPEQRARLAAVMAERLCERLGLGPAAPERQWPPELLLERLYLQLLPRMAPSPPAPGMPV
- a CDS encoding biotin/lipoyl-binding carrier protein, with the protein product MTEVKAELVGNLWKIVTEVGQQVEEDDTLMILESMKMEIPITTPVTGTIREILVKEGDVVQEGQTVAIVE